A window of the Halobacterium hubeiense genome harbors these coding sequences:
- a CDS encoding ribonuclease H family protein yields the protein MAIVGRSKLRDLFDESPTPHIAHPPQSHRRDFYVATDGSYSRDGSGLGVIVETRDGERVARFAVPDEAPNNNVAEYRALHLGLDVLAARTPRDARIGVLVDHNDLAGDVNTAALAARAHDYRPIKEFSPPATADHHWRGIRARVVGFEEVRAAQLDSNTNPAHVLANEPEQYGHVNDEPARCLLPERETGDSQVPPPSRSDRRASD from the coding sequence ATGGCCATCGTGGGCCGGTCGAAACTCCGAGACCTGTTCGACGAGTCGCCGACGCCGCACATCGCCCACCCCCCGCAGTCCCACCGCCGCGATTTCTACGTCGCGACCGACGGCTCCTACTCCCGGGACGGCAGCGGGCTCGGTGTCATCGTCGAAACCCGGGACGGCGAGCGGGTCGCCCGCTTCGCCGTGCCCGACGAAGCCCCGAACAACAACGTCGCCGAGTACCGCGCGCTCCACCTCGGACTGGACGTGCTCGCGGCGCGCACGCCGCGGGACGCGCGCATCGGCGTGCTCGTCGACCACAACGACCTCGCGGGCGACGTCAACACCGCCGCGCTCGCCGCCCGCGCCCACGACTACCGCCCCATCAAGGAGTTCTCGCCGCCCGCGACCGCCGACCACCACTGGCGCGGCATCCGCGCGCGCGTCGTCGGCTTCGAGGAAGTGCGCGCCGCCCAGCTGGACAGCAACACCAACCCCGCGCACGTGCTCGCGAACGAGCCCGAGCAGTACGGCCACGTCAACGACGAACCCGCGCGCTGCCTGCTCCCCGAGCGCGAAACCGGCGACTCGCAGGTGCCGCCGCCCTCCCGTAGTGACCGCCGCGCTAGCGACTGA
- a CDS encoding TVP38/TMEM64 family protein: protein MKRYAAGVALTAVLVLAVVARPADALGALRTALASPWFPVLLVGLYAVRPLLGWPISVLSALVGFQYGLVAGVPVALAGAVVTSLPAYAAGRYAPADGRLFGRFSDGSQRFFAATGDVRGLVAARFAPTPAEPVSAAAGAGDVSLRSFVAGTLVGELPWVVATVALGSGLDAFTMAATDVNPVVVAGGVLAAAVLLSPVAYRAWRRRA, encoded by the coding sequence ATGAAACGGTACGCGGCCGGCGTCGCGCTCACGGCGGTGCTGGTGCTCGCGGTCGTGGCGCGCCCGGCCGACGCGCTCGGCGCGCTCCGCACCGCGCTCGCGAGCCCGTGGTTCCCCGTCCTGCTGGTCGGCCTCTACGCAGTCCGCCCGCTGCTCGGCTGGCCCATCAGCGTGCTCTCGGCGCTCGTGGGCTTCCAGTACGGGCTCGTCGCGGGCGTCCCGGTCGCGCTCGCGGGCGCGGTCGTCACGAGCCTCCCGGCGTACGCCGCGGGCCGCTACGCGCCCGCCGACGGCCGGCTGTTCGGCCGGTTCTCGGACGGCAGCCAGCGCTTCTTCGCCGCGACCGGGGACGTCCGCGGTCTCGTCGCCGCGCGGTTCGCCCCGACGCCGGCAGAACCAGTTTCGGCCGCAGCGGGCGCCGGCGACGTGAGCCTCCGGTCGTTCGTCGCGGGGACGCTCGTCGGCGAACTACCGTGGGTCGTCGCGACGGTCGCGCTCGGCAGCGGCCTCGACGCGTTCACGATGGCCGCGACGGACGTGAACCCGGTCGTCGTCGCGGGCGGCGTGCTCGCGGCCGCCGTGCTGTTGAGTCCGGTCGCGTACCGCGCGTGGCGGCGGCGCGCGTAG
- a CDS encoding DUF7115 domain-containing protein — protein MNVPALVQSSLGDEDVAAHVPLKGEDAVFVTPTRTLVYTADGLLSDESVDEFPHDAEGIGVSEGRRKATVTLDYGLDGEESFSVPSGKLDDVLHPILAGVLNAADVTQPGETVKRTYRFSELTLVVTSDRVVKHVGAAVWGTDYEEIDYETVTGIDVEEGNVSSQLVLETTARTQRIKAPNEQFRDVRETVEDAVYAYHDAASAAEFERMNVDEDAGAATEEVSFDSGVEPIDTSGVGEDDEAAEPEPRAEASAGTGGAAGATGEPADGADGDEFASSGFQTAAAKVEPPVDPEELDAELDDLEDTIEELAEALAEQRELAERQAEALDAQQAVIEAQQDRLAALRDLVDEE, from the coding sequence ATGAACGTACCTGCGCTCGTCCAGTCCTCGCTCGGGGACGAGGACGTCGCCGCGCACGTGCCGCTGAAGGGGGAGGACGCGGTGTTCGTCACGCCGACGCGGACGCTCGTCTACACGGCCGACGGCCTGCTGAGCGACGAGAGCGTCGACGAGTTCCCCCACGACGCCGAGGGAATCGGCGTCAGCGAGGGGCGACGGAAGGCGACGGTCACGCTCGACTACGGGCTCGACGGCGAGGAGTCGTTCTCCGTGCCGTCGGGGAAGCTCGACGACGTGCTGCACCCGATTCTCGCGGGCGTGCTGAACGCCGCCGACGTCACCCAGCCCGGGGAGACGGTCAAGCGCACGTACCGGTTCAGCGAGCTCACGCTCGTCGTGACCAGCGACCGCGTCGTGAAACACGTCGGCGCGGCCGTCTGGGGGACCGACTACGAGGAAATCGACTACGAGACGGTGACCGGCATCGACGTCGAGGAGGGCAACGTCTCCAGCCAGCTCGTCCTGGAGACGACCGCGCGCACCCAGCGCATCAAGGCGCCCAACGAGCAGTTCCGGGACGTCCGCGAGACCGTCGAGGACGCCGTCTACGCGTACCACGACGCCGCCAGCGCCGCGGAGTTCGAGCGGATGAACGTCGACGAGGACGCGGGCGCGGCCACGGAGGAAGTCTCCTTCGACAGCGGCGTCGAGCCAATCGACACCAGCGGCGTCGGCGAGGACGACGAGGCGGCCGAACCCGAGCCGCGGGCGGAGGCGAGCGCCGGCACGGGTGGCGCGGCGGGCGCGACCGGCGAGCCCGCAGACGGCGCGGACGGCGACGAGTTCGCGTCCAGCGGCTTCCAGACCGCGGCGGCGAAAGTCGAGCCGCCCGTCGACCCAGAGGAGCTGGACGCCGAACTGGACGACCTCGAAGACACCATCGAGGAGCTGGCGGAGGCGCTGGCCGAGCAGCGCGAGCTCGCCGAGCGGCAGGCCGAAGCCCTCGACGCCCAGCAGGCGGTCATCGAAGCCCAGCAGGACCGGCTCGCGGCGCTGCGCGACCTCGTCGACGAGGAGTAG
- a CDS encoding DMT family transporter, which yields MTNYRNAGLFLALAAAWGSAFVAIKAGLDAGFEPVLFAAVRYDVAGVLMLAYAAYAADNWLPQSRADWTVVGIAAVFIIAAYHAFLFVGEQQTTSAVAAVVVSLSPVLTTGFARAFLPSERLSLGGIAGLLLGLVGVAVLSNPDTSNLLGGNTVGVLLVFAASTCFALGSVLTQRVDDDLDIETMEAWAMILGALLMHAASLARGETQAIPQNTDALFAIAYLSLVASAAGFLVYFELLERLGPIEINLVSYVAPVFAAVVGLLVLAEPITPHTVAGFAVIFAGFCLLKRRALAAELRNVRAAWR from the coding sequence GTGACCAACTACCGGAACGCCGGACTGTTTCTCGCGCTCGCAGCGGCCTGGGGATCGGCGTTCGTCGCCATCAAGGCCGGCCTCGACGCCGGCTTCGAGCCCGTGCTGTTCGCGGCGGTCCGCTACGATGTCGCGGGCGTGCTGATGCTCGCGTACGCGGCGTACGCCGCCGACAACTGGCTCCCGCAGTCGCGCGCCGACTGGACGGTCGTCGGCATCGCCGCGGTCTTCATCATCGCCGCCTACCACGCCTTCCTCTTCGTCGGCGAACAACAGACCACGAGCGCCGTCGCCGCCGTCGTCGTCAGCCTCAGTCCCGTGCTCACGACGGGGTTCGCTCGCGCGTTCCTCCCCTCCGAGCGCCTCTCGCTGGGCGGCATCGCGGGCCTGCTGCTCGGGCTCGTCGGCGTCGCCGTGCTCTCGAACCCCGACACCTCGAACCTCCTCGGCGGGAACACGGTCGGCGTCCTCCTCGTGTTCGCGGCGTCGACGTGTTTCGCGCTCGGGAGCGTGCTCACTCAGCGCGTCGACGACGACCTCGACATCGAAACGATGGAAGCGTGGGCGATGATTCTCGGCGCGCTCCTCATGCACGCCGCCAGCCTCGCGCGCGGCGAGACGCAGGCGATTCCACAGAATACGGACGCGCTGTTCGCCATCGCGTACCTCTCGCTGGTCGCCAGCGCCGCCGGCTTCCTCGTCTACTTCGAACTGCTGGAGCGGCTCGGCCCCATCGAAATCAACCTCGTGAGCTACGTCGCGCCCGTCTTCGCAGCGGTCGTCGGCCTGCTCGTGCTCGCGGAGCCGATTACCCCGCACACGGTCGCCGGCTTCGCCGTCATCTTCGCGGGCTTCTGCCTGCTGAAGCGGCGCGCGCTCGCGGCCGAACTGCGGAACGTCCGCGCCGCGTGGAGGTAG
- a CDS encoding HVO_2523 family zinc finger protein: MSEESTDAERGGSRCPMCDAAMFKRHCKYVCPQHGVIADCADPFKF; the protein is encoded by the coding sequence ATGAGCGAGGAATCGACGGACGCGGAACGCGGTGGCAGCCGCTGTCCGATGTGCGACGCGGCGATGTTCAAGCGCCACTGCAAGTACGTCTGCCCGCAGCACGGCGTGATTGCGGACTGCGCCGACCCGTTCAAATTCTGA
- a CDS encoding adenosylcobalamin-dependent ribonucleoside-diphosphate reductase yields MSTPNVSADEVDLPIKRTTGDTLEERLTANAYHNILPARYLRKNTDGEHIEEQEDLFPRVAKNIALAEVVYESDDPVEVSPDQLKPDHPRRDELAAEVFGEDVDPDDSDVTVELTESNVNKFAYDTVVPELDDDEVREHVEAQREEFQQLMADLSFMPNSPTLMNAGDELQQLSACFVDSPDDDITDIHQTAKEAAEVFQSGGGMGYAFWKLRPYGDTVGSTGGIASGPLTFMETFDQMCETIAQGGARRGAQMAVMRVSHPDVIEFIHAKNKDVSLAHTLKLNDPDDYTYTEFSEALEEARELIDEDGRVPEHLRNAVEGHLSNFNISVGVTDGFMEALENGEEYTFTNPRTEEPHIATEETEEMYSRYGLGEYVTPGEELSLPAELVWERIVEGAHENGEPGVIYLERVNKQHSFDVEEHPDHRILATNPCGEQPLEEYEACNLGHINLSTLAAKDAPDWRVWSEEHEFDSLEEGVSRFLDDALDNEEFDHRIEQGTRFLENVVTMSDFPVEEIEQKVAEMRKVGLGVMGLAQLYIQLGVKYGSEEGNEIARQVMRHIDHGSKEASHELATERGSFDEWDKSKYANPTDYPEWFEHHTGEDPADWEDGFPIRNHNTTTIAPTGTTSMVGNTTGGCEPIYNVAYYKNVSDDVQGDEMLVEFDDYFLRTLEANDIDVDAVKEEAQEQMSNNEFDGVDGLTTVPDSIGELFVVTSDLSGKDHAAVQTACQQGVDSAISKTCNFPNDATVEDMDEVYRYIYENGGKGVTVYRDGTRSKQVLTTRADNTEFSEMDEDEAAEAIVETIQETFGGIEGFLDNEDVQAAFGEDLREIFAGNEDAFDGEFAEKQARPDLLHGVTQRIDTGYGKLYVTINEDPERERPFELFANTGNSGGFTGSFTEALAKTISVALRSGVDPEEIADKLQGIRSPKVAWDKGEQVNSIPDAFGTALRRYLDGDVDRAAYPQQQRLGEVAEGASTPETDGGAASESTVGGPQGPSGAGGDGQQQDDATQSLIDAGESPECPDCGSMTLYYSEGCKTCESCGWSEC; encoded by the coding sequence ATGAGCACGCCGAACGTCTCCGCGGACGAGGTCGACCTGCCCATCAAGCGGACGACCGGCGACACGCTCGAAGAACGGCTCACCGCGAACGCCTACCACAACATCCTGCCGGCGCGGTACCTCCGCAAGAACACGGACGGCGAGCACATCGAGGAGCAGGAGGACCTGTTCCCGCGCGTCGCGAAGAACATCGCGCTCGCGGAGGTCGTCTACGAGAGCGACGACCCGGTCGAGGTCTCGCCCGACCAGCTCAAGCCCGACCACCCGCGCCGCGACGAGCTCGCCGCGGAGGTCTTCGGCGAGGACGTTGACCCCGACGATTCGGACGTCACCGTCGAGCTCACGGAGAGCAACGTCAACAAGTTCGCCTACGACACCGTCGTCCCCGAGCTCGACGACGACGAGGTCCGCGAGCACGTCGAAGCCCAGCGCGAGGAGTTCCAGCAGCTGATGGCGGACCTCTCGTTCATGCCGAACTCCCCGACGCTGATGAACGCCGGCGACGAGCTCCAGCAGCTCTCCGCCTGCTTCGTCGACTCCCCGGACGACGACATCACGGACATCCACCAGACCGCCAAGGAGGCCGCGGAGGTCTTCCAGTCCGGCGGCGGCATGGGGTACGCGTTCTGGAAGCTCCGGCCGTACGGCGACACCGTCGGCTCTACCGGCGGCATCGCCTCGGGCCCGCTGACGTTCATGGAGACGTTCGACCAGATGTGCGAGACCATCGCTCAGGGCGGCGCGCGCCGCGGCGCGCAGATGGCCGTGATGCGGGTCAGCCACCCGGACGTCATCGAGTTCATCCACGCGAAGAACAAGGACGTCTCGCTGGCGCACACGCTGAAGCTCAACGACCCCGACGACTACACGTACACCGAGTTCTCGGAAGCCCTCGAAGAGGCCCGCGAACTCATCGACGAGGACGGCCGCGTCCCCGAGCACCTCCGGAACGCCGTCGAGGGCCACCTCTCGAACTTCAACATCTCCGTGGGCGTCACGGACGGCTTCATGGAGGCGCTGGAGAACGGCGAGGAGTACACGTTCACGAACCCGCGCACCGAGGAGCCCCACATCGCCACCGAGGAGACCGAGGAGATGTACTCCCGGTACGGGCTCGGCGAGTACGTCACGCCCGGCGAGGAGCTCTCGCTGCCCGCGGAACTGGTCTGGGAGCGCATCGTCGAGGGCGCCCACGAGAACGGCGAACCCGGCGTCATCTACCTCGAACGCGTCAACAAGCAGCACTCCTTCGACGTCGAGGAACACCCCGACCACCGCATCCTCGCGACGAACCCCTGCGGCGAACAGCCCCTCGAAGAGTACGAGGCGTGTAACCTCGGCCACATCAACCTCTCGACGCTCGCCGCGAAGGACGCCCCCGACTGGCGCGTCTGGAGCGAGGAGCACGAGTTCGACAGCCTCGAAGAGGGCGTCAGCCGCTTCCTCGACGACGCGCTCGACAACGAGGAGTTCGACCACCGCATCGAGCAGGGCACGCGCTTCCTCGAGAACGTCGTCACGATGTCGGACTTCCCGGTCGAGGAGATCGAACAGAAGGTCGCCGAGATGCGGAAGGTCGGCCTCGGCGTCATGGGCCTCGCGCAGCTGTACATCCAGCTCGGCGTGAAGTACGGCAGCGAGGAGGGCAACGAGATCGCCCGGCAGGTCATGCGCCACATCGACCACGGGTCGAAGGAAGCCAGCCACGAACTCGCCACCGAGCGCGGGAGCTTCGACGAGTGGGACAAGTCCAAGTACGCGAACCCCACCGACTACCCCGAGTGGTTCGAGCACCACACCGGCGAAGACCCCGCCGACTGGGAGGACGGCTTCCCGATCCGGAACCACAACACGACGACCATCGCGCCGACCGGCACTACGTCGATGGTCGGGAACACCACGGGCGGCTGCGAGCCCATCTACAACGTCGCCTACTACAAGAACGTCAGCGACGACGTGCAGGGCGACGAGATGCTCGTGGAGTTCGACGACTACTTCCTCCGCACGCTGGAGGCCAACGACATCGACGTCGACGCGGTCAAGGAGGAGGCCCAAGAGCAGATGTCGAACAACGAGTTCGACGGCGTCGACGGGCTGACGACCGTCCCGGACTCCATCGGCGAGCTGTTCGTCGTCACCTCGGACCTCTCCGGGAAGGACCACGCGGCGGTCCAGACGGCCTGCCAGCAGGGCGTCGACTCCGCCATCTCGAAGACGTGTAACTTCCCGAACGACGCCACCGTCGAGGACATGGACGAGGTGTACCGCTACATCTACGAGAACGGCGGGAAGGGCGTCACCGTCTACCGCGACGGCACCCGCAGCAAGCAGGTGCTGACGACGCGCGCGGACAACACCGAGTTCTCCGAGATGGACGAGGACGAGGCCGCCGAGGCCATCGTCGAGACCATCCAGGAGACGTTCGGCGGCATCGAGGGCTTCCTCGACAACGAGGACGTCCAGGCCGCGTTCGGCGAGGACCTCCGCGAGATATTCGCGGGCAACGAGGACGCCTTCGACGGCGAGTTCGCCGAGAAGCAGGCTCGCCCCGACCTCCTCCACGGCGTCACCCAGCGCATCGACACGGGCTACGGGAAGCTCTACGTCACCATCAACGAGGACCCCGAACGCGAGCGGCCGTTCGAGCTGTTCGCGAACACGGGCAACTCCGGCGGCTTCACGGGCTCGTTCACCGAAGCGCTCGCGAAGACCATCTCGGTGGCGCTGCGCTCCGGCGTGGACCCCGAGGAAATCGCGGACAAGCTGCAGGGCATCCGCTCGCCGAAGGTCGCCTGGGACAAGGGCGAACAGGTCAACTCCATCCCGGACGCGTTCGGCACCGCGCTGCGGCGCTACCTCGACGGCGACGTCGACCGCGCCGCCTACCCCCAGCAGCAGCGCCTCGGCGAGGTCGCGGAGGGCGCGTCCACGCCCGAGACTGACGGCGGCGCTGCCTCCGAGTCCACCGTCGGCGGCCCGCAGGGTCCGTCCGGCGCTGGCGGCGACGGCCAGCAGCAAGACGACGCCACGCAGTCGCTCATCGACGCGGGCGAGAGCCCCGAGTGCCCGGACTGCGGGTCGATGACGCTGTACTACAGCGAAGGCTGCAAGACCTGCGAGTCCTGCGGCTGGAGCGAGTGCTGA
- a CDS encoding DUF5830 family protein, with product MTDGDAGDVEDPVELGVELLANLEFESLPVADAVDRLETVTTHPRTTREILEAAERRGVVERDAGEVQPQGGSYVSFQADVITKEGEFSCRRCGASIQTGYFINFEHGELGAFGSSCIRKVIGRE from the coding sequence ATGACCGACGGCGACGCCGGGGACGTCGAGGACCCGGTCGAACTCGGGGTGGAGCTGCTCGCGAACCTCGAATTCGAGTCGCTGCCCGTCGCCGACGCCGTCGACAGGCTGGAGACCGTGACGACGCACCCGCGGACCACGCGGGAGATTCTGGAAGCCGCCGAGCGCCGCGGCGTCGTCGAACGCGACGCCGGCGAAGTCCAGCCGCAGGGCGGCAGCTACGTCTCCTTCCAGGCGGACGTGATTACGAAAGAGGGGGAGTTCTCGTGTCGGCGCTGCGGCGCGTCCATCCAGACGGGCTACTTCATCAACTTCGAGCACGGGGAACTGGGCGCGTTCGGCTCGTCGTGCATCCGCAAGGTCATCGGCCGCGAGTAA
- a CDS encoding CBS domain-containing protein: MQARDLMTEAVETVHEDDDVSDVLQQLARRDFTGFPVVDDDNRLVGVVTQRDFVELFQPKDHTVWIPIGLPPFLETLDYGIDLSWNELETELDLAKNAGKPVKKIMTRDVLTVGPDASVDDVLAILAADECDVNRVPVVEDDVVVGIVTRQDVLRALRDERNA, encoded by the coding sequence ATGCAGGCACGCGACCTGATGACCGAAGCCGTCGAGACCGTCCACGAGGACGACGACGTCAGCGACGTCCTCCAGCAGCTCGCTCGACGCGACTTCACGGGGTTCCCCGTCGTGGACGACGACAACCGCCTCGTCGGCGTCGTCACCCAGCGCGACTTCGTGGAGCTGTTCCAGCCCAAAGACCACACCGTCTGGATTCCCATCGGCCTCCCGCCGTTCCTCGAGACGCTGGACTACGGCATCGACCTCTCGTGGAACGAACTGGAGACCGAACTCGACCTCGCGAAGAACGCCGGCAAGCCCGTCAAGAAAATCATGACGCGGGACGTCCTGACGGTCGGCCCCGACGCCAGCGTCGACGACGTGCTCGCCATCCTCGCGGCCGACGAGTGCGACGTCAACCGCGTCCCGGTCGTCGAGGACGACGTCGTCGTCGGCATCGTCACCAGGCAGGACGTGCTGCGCGCGCTCCGCGACGAGCGCAACGCCTAA
- a CDS encoding aldo/keto reductase, translated as MGLDAVSLGRTGLRVSEVAFGTWRFGRENDAGEVEVGRERAHELLDAYADAGGRFIDTADMYGSGRAEQYIGEWLAGRDRDEYVVASKIYWPTREGPNGRGLNRKHLRNNVDAILDRLDTDYLDVLYIHRWDDRTPAREFMRTLDEFVRDGKVHYLGASTFEPNAWKVAKANEIARREGYEPFTVVQPRYNAVNREIEATYLDMCRDYDLGVVPWSPLAGGFLTGKYARGEVPPEGTRGATDQQFVDSYLTPENFDALEEVEAVAEEVGATPAQVSLSWLLHHEQVVAPITGARTPDQLRENLAAADLTLSADQFERIADAK; from the coding sequence ATGGGTCTCGACGCTGTTTCGCTCGGCCGCACCGGCCTCCGCGTCTCCGAGGTCGCGTTCGGGACGTGGCGGTTCGGCCGCGAGAACGACGCCGGCGAGGTCGAAGTCGGCCGCGAGCGCGCACACGAACTTCTGGACGCGTACGCCGACGCCGGCGGCCGCTTCATCGATACGGCAGACATGTACGGCAGCGGCCGCGCCGAGCAGTACATCGGCGAGTGGCTCGCCGGCCGCGACCGCGACGAGTACGTCGTCGCGTCCAAGATTTACTGGCCCACCCGCGAGGGGCCGAACGGCCGCGGGCTGAACCGCAAGCACCTCCGGAACAACGTGGACGCGATTCTCGACCGCCTCGACACCGACTATCTGGACGTCCTCTACATCCACCGCTGGGACGACCGGACGCCCGCCCGCGAGTTCATGCGCACGCTCGACGAGTTCGTGCGCGACGGGAAGGTCCACTACCTCGGCGCCTCGACGTTCGAGCCGAACGCGTGGAAGGTCGCGAAAGCCAACGAGATTGCGCGCCGCGAGGGGTACGAGCCGTTCACGGTCGTCCAGCCGCGGTACAACGCCGTCAACCGCGAAATCGAGGCGACGTACCTCGACATGTGCCGGGACTACGACCTCGGCGTCGTGCCGTGGTCGCCGCTGGCCGGTGGGTTCCTCACCGGGAAGTACGCGCGTGGCGAGGTGCCGCCCGAGGGGACGCGGGGCGCGACCGACCAGCAGTTCGTAGACTCGTATCTCACGCCGGAGAACTTCGACGCGCTCGAAGAAGTCGAGGCGGTCGCCGAGGAAGTCGGCGCGACGCCCGCGCAGGTCTCGCTTTCGTGGCTGCTCCACCACGAGCAGGTCGTCGCGCCCATCACGGGCGCCCGCACGCCCGACCAGCTCCGCGAGAACCTCGCGGCCGCGGACCTCACGCTGAGCGCCGACCAGTTCGAGCGCATCGCCGACGCGAAGTAG